The region taaatgccatacgataataataataataataataataacctgggcgactgccctaaatgcaggtcagtattgattgattgattgattgattgattgattgattgattgattgattgattgattgattgattgattgattgattgattgattgattgagtgagtggcCACACGTGTTAACGTGTTACGGCTAAGGAGCTGAGCTCTGCCTCCGGGTCGGGAGATGCATGGGTTTGAATACCGgtaccactgtcagcagtcctgagaatggtttttgtgtggtttcccattttcactgcgtGGTAAATGCTGGGATAGTTGCAATTCACAGGACACAGCTGATTCTTttcatctccttacccaatttcattcacaatcatttatttcatcattagctcctcaactgaggttggtgtcgggaagggcatctgactgtaaaaccaTGTCATATAAGTTCATCTcccctcatccccgaccccatatcaagaaacgggatGAACATTGAAGCCATTGGTTCTGATGCTTGTATAGATAACAGACAAAACAAAAAATGTTAATCTTCTTCTGCTTTTCGCACACTAgaggtgtggatttggccctcatttatagccggatgcccttcctgacgccagacaGTGTGGAAGGGTGTTATTACTATTGTGTattcgagccagaggaattaagctgACGAaattaaaaccccgacccggccggaaatcgaatccattCGGCCCATTTCGGTCGTGCTATCAATTGGCGGTCAAATCACTAGGAGCGCTGCGGATATCTTTGTTTCcaagcactgcctgctcgatctgcatccgatggctgcttaggTCTAGGGCATCTTTCACTTtcgcacccttcgtggcccttgtctttctttggccgataccttcatttttcgaagtgttggacaccttccattttttttctctgattagcgttaatagagaatggttgtccagttgtacttcctgtgcaaacaataatcaccacgacctccACCTGTCAAGACTagctcagtgtacataattaaaataatgtctgtggtttgtggttatagtagtttGCTAATTTAGCAGAACAAAGAGTAataactttttatacttctcaTTTAGCTTTTTCTAGCTTATGTTGGATGATGAtctaggcaaatacagtagagacaatacacgacacttacggatttcgtcttgctaaaatgggagacaattcgatggtggcgctcctagtgacttgacctgaacaaatcgcgctaaattcaaatattaatggaaatggataaataacgtctagaaagaaagtggcattgagatattaacttcgaagttgctaaagcaattctggataaatgaatgaagaattactgtatttaaaaggttattattcaaagactgaaattagacacataaacaagatatgaaatgggctgctgtgaaatggcttgatctttcatttatgcattactttttagctttagcattcctgcctgaacttttacggttggattttgttttttttctcatttagaaaatattgtatcatcacattaagacacttgtcaataaaaatatcggcacattccttacacacatgatgcaatgaattaacatttaaaagctggacaattttcctcttaacatgaagcctactaacagaaagaaagtcTATAAAATTccgactttaatctgagaagagggattaaagaaagaaaagtatgaaaatgttgtcgatagtgatgctttgaggaatatttacgtacaattagagtaaaaatgtaacatacccttggctgtatagtcgaggatttctaaagtcgctggcctggaaataatctgaacagatcttataattcttatataagcgcaacgtcccttctttcttgtacaccttatccaaatcacttctgtgatatttcaaaacccccagatcacacctacaacaacacatcggtattgaaaattaactgctgcactatccaataaaatatgcgtattacattttatgccagttaaaatatgggtcgagcaggtcagaagattatgaagtactataaaaatatctgtcactggaagaatatatatgcaaacacaatattacttacatgttcttgtcacgagggaacctgaagaacgaccgcgcatatttctctacttcgtaattactgcagccaaacacagcacatacctttcccctgatgttgagaggagatatcaaggaatgacacacgctactatttaattatgtcaactcactgaaaacgcataaataacaccaaaaacttcacacaaaaatacatgtgctcttatgagagtatcagtactgttcaggtctatccgctagagtgagctccaatagctgtccctcgatatctcgctcagtgtcgtgtattgtctctactgtatttggagacaatacgcgacactcagcgagatatcgaaagacagctattggagctcactctagcggatagacctgaacggtactgattctgtcataagagcacgtgtatttttgtgtgaagtttttggtgttatttatgcgttttcagtgagttgacataattaaatagtagcgtgtgtcattccttgatatctcctctcagcatgaggggaaaggtatgtgctgtgtttggctgcagtaattacgaagtagataaaaatgcgcgctcgttcttcaggttccctcgtgacaagaacatgcaagtaatattgtgtttgcatatatattcttccagtgacagagatttttatagtacttcataatcttctgacctgctcgacccatgttttaacgggcttaaaatataatacgcatattttattgtatagtgcagcagttaaccttcaataccgatgtgttgttgtaggtgtgatctgtgggttttgaaatgtcacagaagcgattggataaagtgtacaagaaagaagggacgttacgcttgtataagaattataagatctgttcaggtcatttccaggccagcgactttaaaaatcctcgactatacagccaagggtatgttacatttttactctaattgtacgtaaatattcctcaaagcatcactatcgacaacattttcaaacttttctatcttttatccctcttctcagattaaagccgggattttatagattttctttctgttagtaggcttcatgttaagaggaaaattgtccagctattaaatgttaattcattgcatcatatgtgtaaggaatgtgccgatatttttattgacaaatgtcttaatgtgatgatacattgtttttaaatgaggaaaaaagacaaatccaaccgtaagatttcaggcagatatgctaaagctaaaaaagtaatgcataaatgaaagatcaagccatttcacagcagtccatttcacaccttgtttatatgtctaatttcagtctttgaataataaccttttaaataattcttcattcatttatccagaattgctttagcaacttcgaagttaatatctcaataccactttctttctagacgtaatttatttatccatttccgtatatacatttccattgatatttgaatttagcgcgatttgttcaggtcaagtcactaggagcgccaccatcgaattgtctcccattttagcaagacgaaatccgtaagtgtcgtgtattgtctctactgtatttgttgtctctactgtatttgagacctatgtggaaatgttagaattaatgtacttacttacatggccatttggctgcaataaaactattattatttataaatattctctttgcacatttgtgcgcatttcGTTTATTACAACGAGCGAGAaagagtcctctttctagctcgttggattACCAACGAGCTGTTTATTACTAATAAATGAAAATTggcgcagagtccaagaacaaagaaagaagaagaagaagaagaagaagaagaagaagaatgaaaatcgggttggcaacactggttctgCGCAGTGCAGCAAGCACAAGCAAGACAGCCAATAAATAGGAGCACGTCAGgaatatatttttgaaatgaagATATATTTGTAATTGCTATTGACATACGCGGAGAATCGAATATTTCCAAACGCCTAGCTATTTCTTTGTACAGTTTCAAATTTAGACATCATGCCTACTTATGAAATGCCTTTACTTTTACGAATCATGTCGCGGGTAAGATAGCCTGACTTCGATAACAAGATGCTACTACTAAAAGGTTTCAGGTTATATTACTAGGCCTTTTCTGTGTGGTGATTGTATTTCGGATGTTTAATTGTTTCAGTCAGAAGTTGTGTCCACCTTACGACGAACTGCTGATGCGATTTTCGAGAAAGGAGGAATAATAAGACAGATAAACAACCTTGGAACACGAGAATTGCCTTTTAAAATGAGTGCCCATGGAATGGTGCACAAAAAGGGCAGGTAAAATGATTAATAATTCATTTTATAGGTTTTAAATCTGTGCATGATGTTGGCTGCAAGCGTCATAGACGAGTAGCTAATTACGAGTAGAGGTATGAATATGCGTTCTTGCCCGCATTGGTTTTTCAATCCAGCACGGATGCGAGGGCTACGTTACAATTAGAAACTTGAATTCTTAAACCtggtttaatttaaatttaatgtgGCCTTATTTTCTGAAGCTGGATATTGAGAGATTGGCAACCCTAACCTACTTTTAATCGTATAACATTatggaaatgtatttttaaaatgttaaagtaATTCAAACAGGAAAATCATAGGCCAGTTTATCTATTTAATATAAAAATGGTAAAATTACTTCATAGTTCAATAAAGAACAGTTACACCTATTTCACTGTTTACTTACTGTGagaataacactaataataataatatggcctcagctaccgtgtacaggcatttcaatttgacaccatctggctgtctgcttgtcaattttgacgtcccgttttactctaggcccactagatggcagaccgagtaaaccaaaactctcttgggcgtctgtggccgagatctaattaattttgtcgggtaaacactaaatgtgtcaccagagatcttttaggcctacatgccgacatcgtacgacatggagtgtcgaatggacgtttttcAGAATAACAAAAAACACAGTTGTCTGTATGTCTCTttattcctatttgctttacgccgcaccaacacaggtagttcctaatggcgacaatgggattggtAAGGGCTAGGAGCTTGCATTTGAGATATAGTGGGgtcaaaccctactgtcagcagtcaGTGTGGTTcttcatggtttcacatttttataccaggcagaTGTTTGGGCTTTAGCTTAATAATGCCATGGCTactaccttcccaatactagcctTCTCCCATCCTTGTTTTGccaaaaatctttgatgtgttagtgtaacATTAAACCTCTAGCAAATGAAGAGAAGAACCATACTATACTTGTCAAGGAATATACAAGCATCTAACGCACAACTGAGGTTTCTTGCAGGGACAATCTATGTGACTGTGATGGAGTCCAGATAGCACACcatctttgcaaaccacgtttgtgatattgccttttggggctaagacaaccaggctactggcagagctaactctggatcaTGCAACATAGAAcagtccatgtgagaaacagccctctttcaagtcgaaaacaaaaaattacatagtaggttcgaatcccactatcggcagccctgaaaatggttttccgtggtttcccattttcacaccaggcaaatgctggggctgtaccttaattaaggccacggccgcttccttccaactcctaggcctttcctatcccatcatcgccataagacctatctgtgtcggtgcgacgtaaagcccctagcaaaaaaaaaatttttaaggtgataccaatttccatgtctgtaacatctgcagtttttgtagatataattatccccattaAAATAAATCCTCCTTTTCAGCCCTGcctcacccctttaagtggatttcctgaaatcaaaatacatgtttatttttaaaggagattcaaaataccagtttttactaCTAACATCTTcggtttgtgagatataagtattctcatgaaaaTAATTTAACTCCTCCTTTACTTCATTTCATCCCCCActccttaagtggaatttccaaaaaaaaataatacatgtttctttatttttaaagattccaaatacagtTTTGTTTGTCTTTAAACTGGTAAGTttgtgagatatagatatactcatttaaacaatgcaccccccttttcatccccttagtgatggaatatccaaaatcctCCCTTGGTGAGCACTTACACTTCAATATaattgtatccccaaaatttcatttctgtatgatcagtagttttggctcggtgatgatgaatcagataaaaaattagatggaaggcttttccggcgtttgctctattaaccagcgtttcgtcttaggtctgacactagactcttcagagtgggatgtgtcagatttttgatatgctctattggtggaaaagaatctaattccctctatgggaacttagaatttccattttgatgatgaatcagtcagtcaggacctgttgttgttatatatatatatatatatatcgattttGGCAATATGAAAAGAGAAGAATTTAAATTATATGGCACACTCAATTCTTTCTGCCAACCAGAAGATTAAGTCTTGTTATTGAAAGTCTTATTTGAAGGTCAGAGAGTGAATCCAGTCTTCAAGTATGAAATTCACCTTTTCTCTGTGATCAACATCTAATGGAACTTCTCTGTTTGTTCAGGCTTTCAAAGGATCACAGAATTCTGATATAAAAGCcaaatatcaggttaatattcaaaagcAAGACAGTTGCACAAATTCTTTAAAGTGTTGCTGCGATGATCTGCATAACTCTCCTTAGAATTAAGTTATTGGCTCTTGGAAACTTTCACAGGACTACCATGGAtacttcccttatttttcactgtatcgggAAAAAGGTGTGGAAAGAGAGTTTGCAAGTAAGATTCTAAATAAGTTTTGCTGTGAACAATTTTCTTGTAAAACTAACCATAAGAGAGATACATAGAATTTTATGGATTCAGCTCACTCAGAAGTCCCCGCTTTTGCAAAATTTTTGTGGACATTGCAAGGTTAAGATCCTCCTTGCCCTTATCCTGATGTTAAATACCAGGTCATAAAAATCCGCTCATCTATTTTCTCATCATGCTGCAGAAGACAAATGGATAAAAATTAACTgaacatgatgatgatgtgtttgagtcatcagtccagaggctggtttgatgcagctctccagtGCTGTTTACTTACTATCCTGTgctgaacttttcatttctacataactgataTAGGCCCTTATTTGTTGTGTACCCTATAAAAATCAGGTgtcaggttaatatttaaaaaaagtaaaaacagAAAAGACTGCTTTAGTTGATAGAGATCATATTTTTCTCCTGTGTTCTGTATTCTAGTATTTTACcatctgtattcatctttatctgcTTGTGTCTTACCAAATTGTAACGGTATAAGTTTTTATTCATCTTCCTACATATTTGCGCCTCTCTGCGGGGGTTAAAAGGTCATGTCAAAAAAGTCGTACGTTTCAACCCTGTTTATAGGTCTTCAGTGAAAAAGTTTTTCAGCTCTAAAACTTTACAGAGGTATAAGTgtttacaattattattttatgtttGATTAAAATCTTTAAATAATACAGTACAAAAGTCATTACAAAAAGTTTATCGCTTTAAATGGTGTGATTAAAAGTTGATGTTCAGTCTTTCGACGTGTAAGGCCATTGAATTGTCTTTTGAAACTAGTGACTATGATTGTCTATAATTGTAATGTTGTGAGTTTGTAGTTGTGTGGGATTGAAAATTCTAAATGTACATATACTGTGGTACATGAAAACTTAGTGTATTAAGAATCTTATATAATGTAGTAAAATGACTTAAAATTTGTGTATAAAATTGCAATAAACTTAATAGTTTATTGTTCTTAGTAAGAAGTAAAATAAATCTTGCAATATTTCTTAATGATAAAAGcgtcagaatgaataaataaactcAGTGAACGTAGAGGAacagggattgattgattgattgattgattgattgattgattgattgattgattgattgattgattgatcgatcgatcggcGATCGATCAATGTGTTTGAAGATGGGAGTGTATGGCAATGTAGAGATTATCCTTTTATTTTTTTCATGTTTGTCATTCTCTTATTCCTCTTGTTCCCTGTGACCAAACTGATCTGTTATGGTGTTTATCCTTTTGTGTGTTCACGTTCctatatttacatatacataacttgatttgtcacttgttcattCCATTCCGTTACTGTAGAGAAAAAGAAATACCTATTATACTTGCTTGTTACTTTGATGATCTGTCTCTTTTCTAGCTACTTCATGTTCCAGTTCGATGTACCTCCTTCATCGTTGGGAGACCTTGCAGAGCGTTACGGCAGAGATGTTGACATCATTAAACGCCGCATCTATAAAGTGGAAGAAGAGCCAGAGTTTGAGTGTACATTGGAAGAAGAAATGCGGCCGCCAGCGTACAGGTATGTAAACATATTTGTATAAATTTTTCTTATAGACTGTTTTATTTATCTTCTCTCTGACATCCCATTAAAGCTTTGGTAAATTTAATTCATTATGACAACTTGGTCCTCACCTGTACGGTAAGAGATATTTCTGTCCATATTGAGTTTGGCAAATGGTGCATTTGATGGGCTAATAAATGTGTACTTGCATTAGGTGCGTTTCAATACAGCCATAGCTTTCTCCACCTGAAAGCATACCTCTGTCTCCTTTCTgtgcctttttctttttttttttttcagtcatctTGCTTATTCATCTACTTAGTTTTGAGGAGCCACACTTACACTCATTGGCTAATATTTCTGTTGTGTCTTAGACATCAGCTCACCAGGCTGACGAGCTTATTTATTGGGGTTGGTTTCAGTTTCTACATTTGTGTGGAAGTAATGTCTTTATATTGTTTTAATTCTCTTGTTGCATATTTTTTTCCAACATCTTGTGGTGGTGTAAATGACCATGGAGCCAGTTTAACTTGTGTTTATATTTTAAATCTACATGTTTGATTCATCTGCTTTATTTTCTGGCTAGTAGTTGGTTGTATATTTGTAAATCTTTTGGTCTCATGATGTGACCTCCTTTTGATAAAACCTTCCGCACGGTGGTGCAGTATTCGGAATGTTTGGTATGAATGAGTGAGTGTTGCGTTGACTCAATACGAGCAATATCTTTGGTGTCTATTTTGCTCTCCTTAGCCAGGGATGTTCCTACAGTTTGGCAGACGGACTATTGTTACTTGTCACCGCTTCATGCCTCGTGTAAGGAATACTAATCCTTATGAAGCCTCATATTTGAGATAAGGGTTCGGTTGTACCGATGACCCTaacgttgatatagatgttgattcccatagggaacctaatatcatttgatggccaggcaggcatctatttttggaaatgagacatagctcttatagtgcattggcactgctggtggcttcaaatagcctatgcagtggcctccacggtatgcactagccttgcgtcttgggtggtgtgctaagtcccaactgacgagcctaatttagcacacgagggcgaaacgcaggcaaccaagaatgagttagctggaaaatttataatgtccaataacggaccattatattggtattatgacccTAACGTTTTCGATGATGGTAAGTTTGGTAATTTTTGTCCTTGGTTGGGCAATGACTGTTATGTGTACGTGTGAGCTGCCATCATGTTAAATCTCTTGGTACTTTGTGAAAGCATTTACAGACGTACTAATTGGGATTGCGcgaaatgaacttgcggataaagctgcaaaggaagtggtacttttacctccaagacctgtcagtGTACCttctaaagatatttgttctcagctccgtcgaaccatcttggcgtcctgggaatcagagtggctagctatctgaactcccaacaagctgagatcaatGAAGAAggcaactaccgtgtggcggtcctctttccgaccttcacggaaagaggccatagtattgtgtaggttgaggataggtcatttatgaTCTACGCACtgttatctcctaaagagggaagaccccccccctTTCCCCATTGTGtttttgtggtgccgacttcaccgtggcccatatcctcacagagtgcgccgatctctctg is a window of Anabrus simplex isolate iqAnaSimp1 chromosome 13, ASM4041472v1, whole genome shotgun sequence DNA encoding:
- the LOC136885037 gene encoding small ribosomal subunit protein bS6m encodes the protein MPTYEMPLLLRIMSRSEVVSTLRRTADAIFEKGGIIRQINNLGTRELPFKMSAHGMVHKKGSYFMFQFDVPPSSLGDLAERYGRDVDIIKRRIYKVEEEPEFECTLEEEMRPPAYRKEVQEMMAIGEKKHRPRFKYNSGLDYYPFQK